The Streptomyces sp. NBC_01439 genome contains the following window.
TGACGGCACGTGTCCTGACGCAGCGACTGGAGGATTACATCCACGCCCTCTTCGAGAGGTATGCCTGAATCGTCGCGTTGTCCCGGCCTGCCTTCGCCGATGCCGGCCGGGACGCGGCGAGCACTCAGTCGAGGGCGTCGGCCCGGAGGATCTCGGTGATGACGGCCTCCGCCTGCCCCGGGTTCTGCTCCAGCCAGGCGCCGAGGTGCTCCCGCACGGCCTCCCCGACACAGGCGCGTACGGGGCCGTTGCCCAGTTCTCCGCGTGCCGCGCCGACGAACTCGGGATGGTCCAGCTTGACCGACACGACCGCCGTCAGGCCTTGGCCGATGCGGTCGGCGCCGAGACCGGGGTCCGCCGCCGTCAACAGCCCCCGCGCCCGCGCGTACGCGTCGAGCGCGGCCGCCGCTCCGTCGCGCAGGCCCACCTCATGGGCGCCGCCGTAGGGAGTGGCCATGCTGTTGGCGAAGCTGCGGACCCGCTCCTCGCGGGAGCCGCACCACCCCAGGGCCACCTCCATCGTCCCCGCCATCCGCGGGTCCTCCCGCTCGAAGGCGACGACGTCCGTGCGCAGGTACGCCCCCGACCGCGCCCGGAGGGACGTGACGAAGTCCCGTACGCCGCCCAGGAAACGGAACCGCGCCGCCTGGGGACCACCCGGAGGGCGCTCATCGGTCAATGAGATGTCCAGGCCCCGGTTGAGGAAGGCCAGCTCCCTGAAGTACTCCGCCAGCACGGCGAACGAGCACTCCGTCGTCTCGAAGAGCGTGGCGTCGGGCCGGAAGGTGATGGTGGTCCCGCTTCCCGTCGCCGGACCCGCGGCGGTGGGCGGCGCGATGGCGACGCCGCACGCGTACTCCTGGACCCAGCGGACCCCCTCGCGCCGCACCTCGGCCGTCAGCCGGCTGGACAGGGCGTTGGTGACGGCGGGCCCCAAGCCGACGAGGGCCACGGTCACGGTGCGGCGGTCAACGGGCCTCGCCCCGGCCGACAGCTCGGTCAGCACGGCTTCGAGGCCGGGGCCGTCGGTGTCCTCGGCCGCCCCGAAGGGGATGCCCGGCCCGTCGTCGTCGACCCGCACGCCGCCGTCGGCCATCAGGGTCACTCCGACGGAGCTGGCGCGGCCGGCCACGGCCTCGTTCACCGCCCGTTCGGCGACCTCGAAGACCATCTGGTGCAGGCCGCGTTCGCCGGTCGAGCCGATGTACATCCCGGGCCGCTTGCGCACGGCTTCGGGCCACTCCAGCACCTTGATGTGGCTGGCGTCGTACTTGATCGCTTCGTCACTCACGAAGTCCCCCTCCGATGGTGTCCGGGTGATGCCACCAGGCTAGGTGAATCGGAGGAAAAGGCCAGGTCAGGGGCAGTGTGTCGAGCGTGTGGACGGGTGGGTGAGCGGCTGCCCGGAGCCGGGCCTCCCCGGGGTCGCGCACGACGGTGAAATCGCGGCCGCGGGCCCGCCGGGGCCGCGCACGACCCCGTTTCCGGCGCCCCCGAGGTCCCCGATTCCGGTGCGTGCCTCAGCCCGGTGTGAGGCACCGCGTCAGCGCGGCGAGTTCGGGCCAGCACGGCCCCGGGCCGATGCGGTCCTGATCGTCGGCGGCAAGCCGAAGGGCACGGGACCAGTCCGGGTGAGTGAGGAAGTAGTCCGTCGTCGTGAACTCCTCGCCACTGTTGTAGTGCGCGACGATGACGAAGCCGCCGCTCAGCGGCACGGAGAAGACCGGCCAGGCCGACTCGTCCCGGAGCCGCTCCCACATGTCCTGGGCATCCCAGGCGTCCACCCCGAAGGCACCCGCCGCGAACCCCTCGCAGAGCTCGGCCAGGTGAGCCGGCCAGAACCCCGGCTCGTCCAGGAGCGGATGACCGTTCACGACGGGGGACGAGGAATACGGGGGGAGCACCATCACCATGTCGCCATTGTGAGCCTTCGGCGCACCCCGGGACGCCGTGCGTACGATCGGCCGATGATCACTTCCGTCACGCTCGGGGCCGCCGCCACATCGACCGCTCCCGCTCTCCTTCTCAGGCCCTGGTGCGTGGAGGACGTCGCCGCACTGGTCGAGGCCTCCCCGGATCCCGGGCTGGAGAGCGAGGACGACGGACTGAGGTGGGTGCGGGCCCAGGAGCGGGGCTGGGCGGCAGGGGGCCGGTTCGGATTCGCCGTCCTGGAGGCGCCCCGGGGCGCGTTGCCGGCGCGGTTGGTGGGCAACGTCGTCCTCAAGGAGGTCGCGCCCGGCAAGGCCTCCGCCGAGGTCGGCTACTGGACGGCGGCGGAGGCACGGGGCCGGGGCGTGGCTCCGCGAGCCCTGGAAGCCCTCACCGCCTGGTCCTTGGAGGCCTTTCGGACCGACGGCCTCGAGCGCCTCGAACTCCTCCACCAGGTGGACAACCCCGCATCCTGCCGCGTCGCCGTCAAATGCGGCTACGCGTACGACAGGACGCTGGTGTCCGCGCCTCCCGCCTACCCCCTCGACGGCCATCTGCACGTGCGTCGCGCAGCCGCCTGAAGCGTCACCGGCGCGACGGCCCTCGGGGGTTGTCCGTGGGGCCGCTTGTCCAGCTGCGCGGCCACCGCGCACAGTGGGGCGTATGACATCAGAGCTGACACCCGCCGAGCTCCTGCACGCATTCGCCCGCACCCGCGCCTCGCTCGACGGCGCCGAGGTCACCTACTGGTGGACCGGGGACGTCCACTCCTGGGCCCCCGGCGAGCCCTACCGGCGCCTCTTCGGCTTCGAGGGGCTCAACGTCGCGCGCCTCGTGGCGGACGAGGAGCTCGGCGGCTACCAGCTCCTGTCCAGGGAGGCCGCGTTCTACCTCGACCCCGGGACCCGGGAGATCCTGGAGACCTGGCAGGACAAGCAGGTGATCCACGTCTGGAACGATCCGGCGAACCAGAAGTGGCGGCCCTTCCCGATCCCCCTGACGGAACTGGGCGACCAGGTCTGCTTCAGCCTGGAGATCCCGCTGGCCTACCCCTCGCCCCTGCCGGTCGCGCAGTACCCGGCCCACTCGGCCGACGACACCTACCGCGCCCTGGAGCTGTTCCAGTTCTTCGCGCGCGCGGCCACCCTGACCACCGACGCGGTGAGCGTCCCCGCCACCATGTCGTGGACCCGGATGTCCCCGTGGCTGCCCTGGATGGAACAGGGGCAGCGCCCCGGCGGCCTCACCTTCCACTGCCGCGGCCGCAAGCTGGACTCGTACGCGCAGGTCCCGGAGCGCACCCGCGCGTACGTCGCCGAGCACCACCCCGAATTCGCCCACGCGCCGGAGAAGTGGAGCGAGCCGAACGAGACCAGCTGGACGTACTTCCGCACGCTCTTCCCGCCGCGGTAGGGCCAGCTCCGGTTCCGTTCCCGGTCTCGGCCCCGATGGTGCGCGGCGATCGCGCGGACGACGAACATGCCTGGTCAGCGCCCCTACCGAGGGACCCCCGGCGGGATCGGCAGGGGGCGGACAAGGGTTTTCCCCGTATCGAGTTCATCCCCGTGTTGCCTACTGTCTGCCCACCGGCGATCTTCCCCTGACCCCAAGGCACACACGCCAACCCCACATGGCGTGAAGGCCGTACCGGTCGGGGGGAGAGCCGGGACCGCCGTTGCCCAGCCCCGCTGTTGCGGCTCGGGCGACGTGGCGCGCGGCGGAGCCGGGGCGAGCTCGACCAACTCGCTCCCGGTCCCGCGGCCGCCGGAACCTCCCACACTGCACTGACCGGCCGATCCGGCACGCCCGGAAACGGCCCTCGAAGGGGAACACGTGCACTCTTCCAGACGTCGGCTCATATCCGTGGTGGCCATGTCCGTCACCCTGCTCGCCGGCTCCGCGACAGCCTCCGTGGCCCTGGCCGCCGAGACCCCCGCAGCGGCCCCCGCCGCCACGGTCGCCCCCACCGCGCCCGTCGAGAACCTCATCGTCGGATACAAGTCCTCGGCCACCGAGGCCAGCTCGAACACGGCGGCGGCCGACGACGCCACCGCCAAGGGCAAGAAGGCCGGCAACAAGAAGGCGAAGTTCGACCGTCGCCTCGGCACCGGTGCCGCCCTCGTCAGCCTGGGTGGTGCGACCGCCCCGGCCGACGCGGCGGACGTGATGGCCCAGTTCCGCGCCGACCCGGACGTCGCCTACGTCGAGCCGGACACCCGCGCCTACGCCCAGGCCGTCACCCCGAACGACACCGAGTACGCCAAGCAGTGGGACCTCTTCGAGTCCACCGCCGGCATGAACGTCCCCGGTGCCTGGGACAAGACCACGGGCTCCGGCGTCACCGTCGCCGTGATCGACACCGGCTACGTCGCCCACTCGGACGTCGCGCCGAACATCGTCTCCGGCTACGACTTCATCTCGACCGCTTCCGAGGCCCGCGACGGCAACGGCCGTGACGCCAACCCGGCCGACGAGGGCGACTGGAACGCCACCGACGGCGAGTGCGGCACCGGCTCCAAGGCCAGCAACTCCTCCTGGCACGGCACCCACGTCGCGGGCACCATCGCCGCGGCCACCAACAACTCCAAGGGCGTCGCCGGCATCGCCTACGGCGCGAAGATCCAGCCCGTCCGCGTCCTCGGCAAGTGCGGCGGTGCCACCTCGGACATCGTCGACGCCATCACCTGGGCCTCCGGCGGATCCGTCGCGGGCGTCCCGGCCAACGCCACCCCCGCCAAGGTCATCAACATGAGCCTCGGCGGCCCGGGTGCCTGCGGCACCAGCTACCAGAACGCCATCAACGCGGCCGTCGCCCGCGGTACGACCGTCGTGGTCGCCGCCGGCAACAGCAACGCCAACGCGTCCGGCTACTCGCCCGCCAGCTGCAACAACGTGATCAACGTGGCGTCGACCAACCGTGCCGGAGAGCGCTCGTACTACTCCAACTACGGTTCGATCATCGACATCGCCGCCCCGGGCGGTGAGACGCGCCGCGCCACCGACACGCCCGGCACCGTCACCACCCCCCAGAACGCGATCCTCTCCACCCTGAACGGCGGGACCACCACCCCCGGTGCCGAGATCTACAAGCCCTACCAGGGCACCAGCATGGCCGCCCCGCACATCGCGGGCCTGGCCGCCCTGCTGAAGTCGGCGAACACCTCGCTGACCCCGGCCCAGATCGAGTCGGCGATCAAGACCAACGCCCGCCCGCTGCCCGGTACCTGCACCGGCGGCTGCGGCGCCGGCCTCGCCGACGCGGCCGCGACCGTCGCCGCCGTGACCTCGACCCCGCCCACCTCGGGCCGCGAGAACACCACGGACTACGCCATCGCGGACAACGCCACCGTGGAGAGCCCGATCACCGTCACCGGTGTGACCGGCAACGCCCCGGCGGCCCTCAAGGTCGGCGTGAACATCGTCCACAGCTACATCGGTGACCTCAAGGTCGACCTGGTCGCCCCGGACGGCAGCGTCTACAACCTGCACAACCGCTCCGGCGGCAGCACGGCCAACATCAACCAGGTCTACACCGTGAACGCCTCCTCCGAGGTCGCGAACGGCACCTGGAAGCTGCGGGTCAACGACAACGCCGGCGGCGACACCGGCAAGATCGACTCCTGGAACCTGACCTTCTGATCAGGAGCCAACTCGGCCTGACGGCCAGATAGTACGGACCAAAGCCAGCCCGCGGACCTGCTGATACACCTCGTATCGGCAGGTCCGACGGGTTTTCCCGGCACGCGGCTGATTTCTGCGTCACAATCCGTGTCCGCCCGCCACTCGACCTCGTATTGTCGCCTCTCACAGGAAGGGCGCCGGAGCTGGGGACCGAGAGGCTGGTGGCTGTGCGTGGTGGCGGCGACGGGGCACGCTGACACAAGTGTCGGACACGGAGAACTGATCAGGGCGGTCGACCGCGCGCTGGCCGCGCACGGCCGGGCGCTCCTGACCGGACCCGCCGGCGCGGGCAAGACCGAGGTCGTGCGCGCCGTCACGGCCGCGGCCGCATCGCGCCACGAGACCGTGCTGTGCCTCGCCCCCGAGGCCGCCGACCAATGGATACCCGAGGCGTCCGCCGCCGCCCTCCTCGCCTCCGTGCCCGGCGGCGCCCTGGAACAGCTCTCCGGCCCCCAGCGCACCGCCATCGCCCTCCTGCGCCGCGAGGCCGAC
Protein-coding sequences here:
- a CDS encoding ATP-binding protein; translated protein: MSDEAIKYDASHIKVLEWPEAVRKRPGMYIGSTGERGLHQMVFEVAERAVNEAVAGRASSVGVTLMADGGVRVDDDGPGIPFGAAEDTDGPGLEAVLTELSAGARPVDRRTVTVALVGLGPAVTNALSSRLTAEVRREGVRWVQEYACGVAIAPPTAAGPATGSGTTITFRPDATLFETTECSFAVLAEYFRELAFLNRGLDISLTDERPPGGPQAARFRFLGGVRDFVTSLRARSGAYLRTDVVAFEREDPRMAGTMEVALGWCGSREERVRSFANSMATPYGGAHEVGLRDGAAAALDAYARARGLLTAADPGLGADRIGQGLTAVVSVKLDHPEFVGAARGELGNGPVRACVGEAVREHLGAWLEQNPGQAEAVITEILRADALD
- a CDS encoding GNAT family N-acetyltransferase; the protein is MITSVTLGAAATSTAPALLLRPWCVEDVAALVEASPDPGLESEDDGLRWVRAQERGWAAGGRFGFAVLEAPRGALPARLVGNVVLKEVAPGKASAEVGYWTAAEARGRGVAPRALEALTAWSLEAFRTDGLERLELLHQVDNPASCRVAVKCGYAYDRTLVSAPPAYPLDGHLHVRRAAA
- a CDS encoding DUF1838 family protein; translation: MTSELTPAELLHAFARTRASLDGAEVTYWWTGDVHSWAPGEPYRRLFGFEGLNVARLVADEELGGYQLLSREAAFYLDPGTREILETWQDKQVIHVWNDPANQKWRPFPIPLTELGDQVCFSLEIPLAYPSPLPVAQYPAHSADDTYRALELFQFFARAATLTTDAVSVPATMSWTRMSPWLPWMEQGQRPGGLTFHCRGRKLDSYAQVPERTRAYVAEHHPEFAHAPEKWSEPNETSWTYFRTLFPPR
- a CDS encoding S8 family peptidase encodes the protein MSVTLLAGSATASVALAAETPAAAPAATVAPTAPVENLIVGYKSSATEASSNTAAADDATAKGKKAGNKKAKFDRRLGTGAALVSLGGATAPADAADVMAQFRADPDVAYVEPDTRAYAQAVTPNDTEYAKQWDLFESTAGMNVPGAWDKTTGSGVTVAVIDTGYVAHSDVAPNIVSGYDFISTASEARDGNGRDANPADEGDWNATDGECGTGSKASNSSWHGTHVAGTIAAATNNSKGVAGIAYGAKIQPVRVLGKCGGATSDIVDAITWASGGSVAGVPANATPAKVINMSLGGPGACGTSYQNAINAAVARGTTVVVAAGNSNANASGYSPASCNNVINVASTNRAGERSYYSNYGSIIDIAAPGGETRRATDTPGTVTTPQNAILSTLNGGTTTPGAEIYKPYQGTSMAAPHIAGLAALLKSANTSLTPAQIESAIKTNARPLPGTCTGGCGAGLADAAATVAAVTSTPPTSGRENTTDYAIADNATVESPITVTGVTGNAPAALKVGVNIVHSYIGDLKVDLVAPDGSVYNLHNRSGGSTANINQVYTVNASSEVANGTWKLRVNDNAGGDTGKIDSWNLTF